From Orcinus orca chromosome 3, mOrcOrc1.1, whole genome shotgun sequence, a single genomic window includes:
- the FBXL12 gene encoding F-box/LRR-repeat protein 12 isoform X1: MATFADLPDSVLLEIFSYLPVRDRIRISRVCHRWKRLVDDRWLWRHVDLTLYTMRPKVMWHLLRRYMASRLHSLRMGGYLFSGSQAPQLSPALMRALGQKCPNLKRLCLHVANLSMVPITSLPCTLRTLELHSCEISMAWLLKEQDPTVLPLLECIVLDRVPAFRDEHLQGLTRFRALRSLVLGGTYRVTETGLDMGLQELSYLQRLEVLGCTLSADSTLLAISRHLRDVRKIRLTVRGLSAPGLSVLEGMPALESLCLLGPLITPEMPSPHEILSSCLTMPKLRVLELQGLGWEGQEAERILSKGLPHCMVIVRACPKESMDWWM, from the exons ATGGCGACTTTTGCGGACTTGCCGGACTCTGTCCTGTTGGAGATCTTCTCTTACCTCCCGGTTCGGGACAGGATCCGCATCTCCAG GGTCTGTCACCGCTGGAAGAGGCTGGTGGACGACCGGTGGCTGTGGCGACATGTCGACCTGACGCTCTACACG ATGCGGCCTAAAGTCATGTGGCACCTCCTTCGCCGGTACATGGCATCCCGGCTCCATTCCCTGCGGATGGGCGGCTACCTGTTCTCGGGCTCTCAGGCTCCCCAGCTGTCCCCCGCCCTGATGAGGGCCCTGGGCCAGAAGTGCCCCAACCTCAAGCGCCTCTGCCTGCACGTGGCCAACCTGAGCATGGTGCCCATCACCAGCCTCCCCTGCACCCTGAGGACCCTGGAGCTGCACAGCTGTgagatctccatggcctggctCCTCAAGGAGCAGGACCCCACCGTGCTGCCCCTGCTCGAGTGCATCGTGCTGGACCGTGTCCCCGCCTTCCGCGACGAGCACCTGCAGGGCCTGACGCGCTTCCGCGCGCTGCGCTCGCTGGTGCTGGGCGGCACCTACCGGGTGACCGAGACCGGGCTGGATATGGGCCTGCAGGAGCTGAGCTACCTGCAGAGGCTGGAGGTGCTGGGCTGCACCCTCTCGGCCGACAGCACCCTCCTGGCCATCAGCCGCCACCTCCGAGATGTGCGGAAGATCCGGCTGACCGTGCGGGGCCTCTCGGCCCCTGGCCTGTCGGTCCTGGAGGGCATGCCGGCCCTGGAGAGTCTGTGCCTGCTGGGGCCGCTCATCACCCCAGAAATGCCTTCCCCGCATGAAATCCTCTCCTCCTGCCTCACCATGCCCAAGCTCAGGGTCCTTGAGctgcaggggctgggctgggagggtcAGGAGGCAGAGAGGATCCTGTCTAAGGGGTTACCCCACTGTATGGTCATTGTCAGGGCCTGCCCCAAAGAGTCCATGGACTGGTGGATGTGA
- the FBXL12 gene encoding F-box/LRR-repeat protein 12 isoform X2, which yields MRPKVMWHLLRRYMASRLHSLRMGGYLFSGSQAPQLSPALMRALGQKCPNLKRLCLHVANLSMVPITSLPCTLRTLELHSCEISMAWLLKEQDPTVLPLLECIVLDRVPAFRDEHLQGLTRFRALRSLVLGGTYRVTETGLDMGLQELSYLQRLEVLGCTLSADSTLLAISRHLRDVRKIRLTVRGLSAPGLSVLEGMPALESLCLLGPLITPEMPSPHEILSSCLTMPKLRVLELQGLGWEGQEAERILSKGLPHCMVIVRACPKESMDWWM from the coding sequence ATGCGGCCTAAAGTCATGTGGCACCTCCTTCGCCGGTACATGGCATCCCGGCTCCATTCCCTGCGGATGGGCGGCTACCTGTTCTCGGGCTCTCAGGCTCCCCAGCTGTCCCCCGCCCTGATGAGGGCCCTGGGCCAGAAGTGCCCCAACCTCAAGCGCCTCTGCCTGCACGTGGCCAACCTGAGCATGGTGCCCATCACCAGCCTCCCCTGCACCCTGAGGACCCTGGAGCTGCACAGCTGTgagatctccatggcctggctCCTCAAGGAGCAGGACCCCACCGTGCTGCCCCTGCTCGAGTGCATCGTGCTGGACCGTGTCCCCGCCTTCCGCGACGAGCACCTGCAGGGCCTGACGCGCTTCCGCGCGCTGCGCTCGCTGGTGCTGGGCGGCACCTACCGGGTGACCGAGACCGGGCTGGATATGGGCCTGCAGGAGCTGAGCTACCTGCAGAGGCTGGAGGTGCTGGGCTGCACCCTCTCGGCCGACAGCACCCTCCTGGCCATCAGCCGCCACCTCCGAGATGTGCGGAAGATCCGGCTGACCGTGCGGGGCCTCTCGGCCCCTGGCCTGTCGGTCCTGGAGGGCATGCCGGCCCTGGAGAGTCTGTGCCTGCTGGGGCCGCTCATCACCCCAGAAATGCCTTCCCCGCATGAAATCCTCTCCTCCTGCCTCACCATGCCCAAGCTCAGGGTCCTTGAGctgcaggggctgggctgggagggtcAGGAGGCAGAGAGGATCCTGTCTAAGGGGTTACCCCACTGTATGGTCATTGTCAGGGCCTGCCCCAAAGAGTCCATGGACTGGTGGATGTGA